A genomic window from Nocardioides jiangxiensis includes:
- a CDS encoding cobalt-precorrin-6A reductase yields the protein MRILLLGGTSEARELATRLAESGHEVVSSLAGRVSSPELPDGDVRVGGFGGPDGLAAYLLEEKVDALVDATHPFAEHISANAHAAATQTGTRHLLLRRPGFPLLPEYAVVPDVHAAAEAIEPGSTVFLTIGRQQVAAFVHVDAKFVIRAIDPPSVLPPHHVLLLERGPFSLEDEIELIQRHGADTLVTKDSGGAATAAKLEAAAQLGLSVIVVARPGVPEGAAVVETVEQVMHELAG from the coding sequence GTGAGGATCCTGCTGCTGGGCGGTACGTCGGAGGCCCGCGAGCTCGCCACGCGGCTCGCGGAGAGCGGCCACGAGGTGGTGAGCTCCCTGGCGGGGCGCGTCAGCAGCCCCGAGCTCCCCGACGGTGACGTCCGTGTCGGTGGCTTCGGTGGCCCGGACGGCCTCGCGGCGTACCTCCTCGAGGAGAAGGTCGACGCCCTCGTCGATGCCACTCACCCGTTCGCCGAGCACATCTCCGCCAACGCCCACGCGGCCGCGACGCAGACCGGCACGCGGCACCTCCTGCTGCGGCGTCCCGGCTTCCCCCTGCTCCCGGAGTACGCCGTGGTCCCCGACGTCCACGCGGCGGCGGAGGCGATCGAGCCGGGGTCCACGGTCTTCCTGACCATCGGACGGCAGCAGGTGGCGGCGTTCGTCCACGTCGACGCGAAGTTCGTGATCCGTGCGATCGACCCGCCGTCGGTGCTGCCGCCCCACCACGTCCTGCTGCTCGAGCGGGGTCCGTTCTCCCTCGAGGACGAGATCGAGCTGATCCAGCGCCACGGCGCCGACACGCTGGTCACGAAGGACTCCGGTGGAGCGGCGACCGCGGCGAAGCTCGAGGCGGCCGCGCAGCTCGGCCTGAGCGTGATCGTCGTGGCGCGTCCGGGCGTGCCCGAGGGTGCGGCCGTCGTGGAGACGGTCGAGCAGGTCATGCACGAGCTCGCCGGCTGA
- a CDS encoding cobalt-precorrin-5B (C(1))-methyltransferase has protein sequence MTSEQAGEATPSGRPAQLERTGLRPGWTTGACATAATTAAYTALLTGEFPDPVTITLPTASPAFAVAVESLDDGVAMAGIVKDAGDDPDVTHLALVRSTVRRGAPGTGVTFVAGPGVGTVTKPGLPLAVGEPAINPMPRKFITEHVAALASAHGDPGDLVVEISIDHGEELARKTWNPRLGILGGLSVLGTTGIVVPYSCSAWIDSIRRGIDVARAAGHTHVAGCTGSTSERVAVEAYGLPEDALLDMGDFAGAVLKYLRRHPVPRLTIVGGFAKLSKLAAGHLDLHSGRSQVSLSHLTSIAADAGFTLDLDDCNTGLEALQRAQAVGIPLGDLVAARAAREALEVLREAPVAVDVVCIDRAGTIVGRCEPLSR, from the coding sequence GTGACGAGCGAGCAGGCAGGCGAGGCAACGCCCAGCGGGCGCCCCGCGCAGCTCGAGCGCACCGGCCTGCGCCCGGGGTGGACGACCGGCGCCTGCGCCACCGCGGCGACCACGGCGGCGTACACCGCGCTGCTGACGGGTGAGTTCCCGGACCCGGTGACGATCACGCTGCCGACGGCGTCACCGGCGTTCGCCGTGGCGGTGGAGTCGCTGGACGACGGTGTGGCGATGGCCGGCATCGTCAAGGACGCCGGCGACGACCCCGACGTCACGCACCTCGCGCTGGTCCGCTCGACCGTCCGCCGCGGCGCCCCCGGCACCGGCGTCACGTTCGTCGCCGGTCCCGGCGTGGGAACGGTGACCAAGCCCGGCCTGCCACTCGCGGTCGGAGAGCCCGCGATCAACCCGATGCCGCGAAAGTTCATCACCGAGCACGTGGCCGCGCTGGCCAGCGCGCACGGTGACCCCGGCGACCTCGTGGTCGAGATCTCCATCGACCACGGCGAGGAGCTCGCCCGCAAGACCTGGAACCCGCGCCTGGGCATCCTCGGCGGCCTGTCCGTGCTCGGCACGACGGGCATCGTCGTGCCCTACTCCTGCTCGGCGTGGATCGACTCGATCCGCCGCGGCATCGACGTCGCCCGGGCAGCGGGGCACACCCATGTCGCGGGCTGCACGGGGTCCACATCCGAGCGGGTCGCCGTCGAGGCCTACGGGCTGCCCGAGGACGCCCTGCTCGACATGGGTGACTTCGCCGGCGCGGTGCTGAAGTACCTCCGCCGGCATCCCGTGCCCCGGCTGACCATCGTGGGCGGCTTCGCCAAGCTCTCCAAGCTCGCGGCCGGCCACCTCGACCTGCACTCCGGGCGGTCCCAGGTCTCGCTGTCGCACCTGACCTCGATCGCCGCAGATGCCGGCTTCACCCTCGACCTCGACGACTGCAACACCGGCCTGGAGGCGCTCCAGCGCGCGCAGGCCGTCGGCATACCGCTCGGGGACCTGGTGGCGGCGCGGGCCGCTCGCGAGGCGCTGGAGGTGCTGCGCGAGGCACCGGTCGCCGTCGACGTGGTCTGCATCGACCGCGCCGGCACGATCGTCGGTCGTTGCGAGCCGCTCAGTCGCTGA
- the cobM gene encoding precorrin-4 C(11)-methyltransferase, with the protein MTVHFVGAGPGAPDLITVRGLRLLQAAKVVMYAGALVPDELLAEVPADAKRVDTQHLDLEEIVAEYAAAEQAGHDVVRLHSGDLSLYSAVAEQARRLEALGIDYDLCPGVPAYAAASAALGLELTVPEVNQSVVLTRLSRQASKMPPRETLKNLGSAGALIVLHLATHLVDDVVAELEPNYGLDCPAAVVFQASQPEQLILRGTLGDIAQQVKDAGLKRSAVIMVGRSLAAAGFRDSHLYSCDRDRSIG; encoded by the coding sequence GTGACCGTTCACTTCGTCGGTGCCGGACCGGGCGCCCCCGACCTGATCACCGTGCGCGGACTGCGTCTGCTGCAGGCGGCGAAGGTCGTCATGTATGCCGGCGCGCTGGTGCCCGACGAGCTCCTCGCCGAGGTGCCGGCGGACGCGAAGCGGGTCGACACCCAGCACCTCGACCTCGAGGAGATCGTCGCGGAGTACGCCGCCGCCGAGCAGGCCGGGCACGACGTCGTACGGCTGCACTCGGGGGACCTGTCGCTCTACTCGGCCGTCGCCGAGCAGGCGCGGCGCCTCGAGGCGCTCGGCATCGACTACGACCTCTGCCCGGGTGTGCCGGCCTACGCGGCGGCCTCCGCCGCGCTCGGCCTGGAGCTCACGGTCCCCGAGGTCAACCAGTCGGTGGTGCTGACGCGGCTCTCCCGCCAGGCCAGCAAGATGCCGCCGCGGGAGACGCTCAAGAACCTCGGCTCCGCGGGGGCGCTGATCGTGCTCCACCTCGCCACGCACCTGGTCGACGACGTGGTCGCGGAGCTCGAGCCCAACTACGGCCTCGACTGCCCCGCTGCCGTCGTCTTCCAGGCCTCCCAGCCGGAGCAGCTGATCCTGCGCGGCACGCTGGGCGACATCGCCCAGCAGGTGAAGGACGCGGGCCTGAAGCGGTCGGCCGTGATCATGGTCGGCCGGTCCCTGGCTGCCGCAGGTTTCCGCGACTCCCACCTCTACAGCTGCGACCGGGACCGCTCGATCGGCTGA
- the cbiE gene encoding precorrin-6y C5,15-methyltransferase (decarboxylating) subunit CbiE: MNRVVVVGIGADGYAGLTGAAREAVDAAGVVVGGQRQLDLLPDTVTAERITWPVPLRPAVRPLADEHRERGLVVLASGDPMHHGIGRTLVEELGAPAVKVISHPGSVSLACARMGWPVETTPVVSTLTGPLGAVMRHAGDGAQVLVLNRDASTPAALAAFLTAHGFGGSRITVLADLGGRERSLRGFADQADYWSGQLPDSVSISAVEFAGPRGVQETPGLPDELFETDGQLTKRHVRALTLAALAPRPGELLWDVGGGSGSIAIEWLRAHPTTRALCVERDPERIGRIVRNAAVLGVPRLQVVEGAAPEVLAELPTPDVVFVGGGLTAAGVFDACWSALPRGGRFVTNAVTLESQALVMRLQKEHGGELVKIDVARTTAVGGFTGWRAAMTVVQWSVEKQ, translated from the coding sequence GTGAACCGCGTGGTCGTGGTCGGCATCGGCGCCGACGGGTACGCCGGACTCACCGGCGCCGCGCGGGAGGCGGTCGACGCGGCCGGCGTGGTCGTGGGCGGCCAGCGCCAGCTCGACCTCCTCCCGGACACCGTGACCGCGGAGCGGATCACTTGGCCCGTGCCGCTGAGGCCCGCCGTGCGCCCGCTCGCCGACGAGCACCGCGAGCGAGGCCTCGTCGTCCTCGCCAGCGGCGACCCGATGCACCACGGCATCGGCCGGACCCTCGTCGAGGAGCTCGGTGCGCCCGCCGTGAAGGTCATCAGCCATCCCGGCTCGGTCAGCCTCGCCTGCGCCCGCATGGGATGGCCCGTCGAGACGACCCCTGTCGTCTCGACCCTGACCGGACCGCTGGGCGCCGTGATGCGCCACGCCGGGGACGGTGCGCAGGTCCTGGTCCTCAACCGCGACGCCTCGACGCCGGCGGCGCTGGCGGCGTTCCTCACCGCGCACGGCTTCGGTGGTTCGAGGATCACCGTGCTCGCGGACCTCGGGGGTCGCGAGCGCAGCCTGAGGGGCTTCGCCGACCAGGCCGACTACTGGTCAGGGCAGCTCCCGGACAGCGTCAGCATCAGTGCGGTGGAGTTCGCCGGCCCCCGCGGCGTGCAGGAGACCCCGGGCCTGCCCGACGAGCTCTTCGAGACCGACGGACAGCTGACCAAGCGCCACGTGCGCGCGCTGACCCTGGCGGCCCTCGCGCCGCGGCCGGGCGAGCTGCTCTGGGACGTCGGGGGCGGCTCCGGCTCGATCGCCATCGAGTGGCTCCGTGCCCACCCCACCACCCGGGCGCTCTGCGTCGAGCGCGACCCCGAGCGGATCGGGCGGATCGTGCGCAACGCGGCGGTCCTCGGCGTCCCGCGGCTGCAGGTCGTGGAGGGTGCGGCGCCCGAGGTGCTCGCGGAGCTGCCGACGCCCGACGTCGTCTTCGTCGGGGGCGGCCTGACCGCAGCGGGCGTCTTCGACGCCTGCTGGTCGGCTCTGCCCCGGGGCGGCCGGTTCGTCACCAACGCGGTCACCCTCGAGTCCCAGGCGCTCGTCATGCGGCTCCAGAAGGAGCACGGCGGCGAGCTGGTCAAGATCGACGTGGCCCGCACGACTGCCGTCGGCGGGTTCACCGGATGGCGCGCGGCCATGACGGTCGTGCAGTGGAGTGTGGAGAAGCAGTGA
- a CDS encoding cobyric acid synthase produces MNASTRGLLFAGTTSDAGKSLVTAAACRLFARNGVKVAPFKSQNMSNNSMVCSDGSEIGRAQWLQAVAAGAEPETAMNPVLLKPGSDRRSHIVLLGKPAGTLEAGEFATGRAHLAKAAFEAYRDLASRYDVVLAEGAGSPAEVNLRSGDYVNMGLAREMGLPVVVVGDIDRGGVLAAMYGTLGMLEPDDQRHLKGWIVNKFRGDVELLRPGLRTLEQRTDRPVLGVVPWLTDLWLDSEDALAIAGWQHRVDPTLRVAAVRFPRISNATDLDALAAEPGVAVAFTTSAAELADADLVVLPGSRATMSDLAWLRERGLDTVIARRVAEGKPVLGICGGNQMLAGTIHDPHGIESGGTVDGLGLLPTRVDFGVEKILGRPTGEWRGERVAAYEIHHGVTTLDGDALRAWDASMFLDGFTMGAVWGTTWHGAFESDGFRRAFLAEVASRTGAPWTAQPDAPGYADRREDMLDRLADALDEAVGFQPLIDLVDAGVQP; encoded by the coding sequence GTGAACGCATCGACGCGCGGGCTCCTGTTCGCCGGCACCACCTCCGACGCGGGCAAGAGCCTGGTGACGGCGGCGGCGTGCCGGCTCTTCGCGCGCAACGGTGTCAAGGTCGCGCCGTTCAAGAGCCAGAACATGAGCAACAACTCGATGGTCTGCTCCGACGGCTCCGAGATCGGTCGCGCGCAGTGGCTCCAGGCCGTCGCGGCAGGCGCCGAGCCGGAGACCGCGATGAACCCGGTGCTCCTCAAGCCCGGCTCGGACCGGCGCAGCCACATCGTCCTCCTCGGCAAGCCGGCCGGCACCCTCGAGGCGGGAGAGTTCGCCACCGGCCGGGCCCACCTCGCCAAGGCGGCTTTCGAGGCCTACCGCGACCTCGCCAGCCGGTACGACGTGGTCCTGGCTGAGGGCGCCGGCTCCCCGGCGGAGGTCAACCTGCGCTCCGGTGACTACGTGAACATGGGCCTGGCCCGCGAGATGGGGCTTCCGGTCGTGGTGGTCGGCGACATCGACCGCGGCGGTGTCCTCGCCGCGATGTACGGCACCCTGGGCATGCTCGAGCCCGACGACCAGCGCCACCTCAAGGGCTGGATCGTCAACAAGTTCCGCGGCGACGTCGAGCTGCTGCGTCCCGGCCTGCGCACACTCGAGCAGCGCACGGACCGTCCCGTGCTCGGTGTCGTCCCCTGGCTGACGGACCTCTGGCTCGACTCCGAGGACGCCCTGGCGATCGCCGGCTGGCAGCACCGGGTGGACCCGACGCTGCGGGTCGCCGCGGTGCGGTTCCCGCGCATCTCCAACGCCACCGACCTCGACGCGCTCGCGGCCGAGCCGGGTGTCGCGGTCGCGTTCACGACCTCTGCCGCCGAGCTCGCCGATGCGGACCTCGTCGTCCTCCCGGGCAGCCGCGCCACCATGAGCGACCTGGCCTGGCTGCGTGAGCGGGGCCTCGACACGGTGATCGCCCGTCGGGTCGCGGAGGGCAAGCCCGTCCTCGGCATCTGCGGCGGCAACCAGATGCTCGCCGGCACGATCCACGACCCGCACGGCATCGAGTCGGGCGGCACGGTCGACGGCCTCGGCCTGCTGCCGACCCGCGTCGACTTCGGGGTCGAGAAGATCCTGGGGCGTCCCACCGGTGAGTGGCGGGGCGAGCGCGTCGCGGCGTACGAGATCCACCACGGGGTGACGACGCTCGACGGCGACGCGCTGCGGGCATGGGACGCCTCGATGTTCCTCGACGGCTTCACGATGGGCGCGGTCTGGGGCACGACGTGGCACGGAGCGTTCGAGTCCGACGGCTTCCGGCGCGCGTTCCTGGCCGAGGTCGCCTCCCGGACCGGGGCGCCGTGGACCGCGCAGCCCGATGCGCCCGGTTACGCCGACCGCCGCGAGGACATGCTCGACCGGCTCGCCGACGCACTCGACGAGGCGGTCGGCTTCCAGCCGCTCATCGACCTCGTCGACGCAGGGGTGCAGCCGTGA
- a CDS encoding cobalamin biosynthesis protein: protein MKGRTGAARAAGLLVGYALDVRLGDPQRHHPVALFGAGAGRLERRLYADTRLAGVGYTGVLVGGTVLGTVLVQRAVRSSAATVSSRDVARTVTEFATVTAATFTALGGTSLVREGDVMARRLESGDLPGARQRLAHLCARDASELGPADLARATVESLAENTSDAVVAPLVWGSLLGAPGLLGYRAANTLDAMVGYRSPRYRNFGWASARFDDLLNLLPARMAALLVFVVTGRRDALVVWRRDAHLHPSPNAGPVEAATAGALGVRLGGTNTYDGEAESRGVLGDGRPVEVADVARANRLSRRVSAAAVVVAAGTALALGTRGPTRDRDPSRARVPDGPARRSLARSSWTRMTA, encoded by the coding sequence GTGAAGGGGAGGACGGGCGCGGCACGCGCCGCGGGACTGCTGGTCGGCTATGCACTCGACGTGCGGCTCGGCGACCCACAGCGCCACCACCCTGTCGCGCTCTTCGGTGCCGGCGCAGGTCGGCTCGAGCGCCGCCTGTACGCCGACACGCGCCTCGCCGGTGTCGGCTACACGGGCGTCCTCGTCGGCGGCACGGTGCTCGGCACTGTTCTCGTCCAGCGGGCCGTCCGGTCCAGCGCGGCGACGGTGTCGAGCCGCGATGTCGCCCGGACCGTGACGGAGTTCGCGACCGTCACCGCGGCGACGTTCACGGCACTGGGAGGCACATCCCTCGTACGCGAGGGTGACGTGATGGCCCGGCGGCTCGAGTCGGGCGACCTTCCGGGCGCGCGACAGCGCCTCGCGCACCTGTGCGCCCGCGACGCCTCGGAGCTCGGCCCCGCCGACCTGGCCCGTGCCACCGTCGAGTCGCTGGCCGAGAACACCTCCGACGCCGTGGTCGCGCCTCTCGTGTGGGGCAGCCTCCTCGGCGCGCCGGGTCTGCTCGGCTACCGCGCGGCCAACACGCTCGACGCGATGGTCGGCTACCGCTCCCCGCGCTACCGCAACTTCGGCTGGGCCAGCGCCCGCTTCGACGACCTGCTCAACCTCCTGCCGGCCCGGATGGCGGCACTGCTGGTCTTCGTGGTCACGGGGCGCCGGGACGCACTCGTCGTCTGGCGTCGCGATGCGCACCTTCACCCCTCCCCGAACGCCGGCCCGGTGGAGGCGGCGACCGCGGGAGCACTCGGCGTACGGCTGGGAGGGACGAACACCTACGACGGCGAGGCGGAGTCGCGCGGTGTGCTCGGCGACGGGCGACCCGTGGAGGTCGCCGACGTCGCCCGCGCCAACCGGCTCTCGCGCCGTGTCTCGGCAGCCGCCGTGGTCGTCGCGGCGGGCACCGCGCTCGCCCTCGGCACACGCGGGCCGACCCGAGACCGGGATCCCTCCCGCGCTCGCGTCCCGGACGGGCCGGCTCGCCGGTCGCTCGCCCGGTCGTCATGGACGAGAATGACCGCGTGA